In Cynocephalus volans isolate mCynVol1 chromosome 16, mCynVol1.pri, whole genome shotgun sequence, the following proteins share a genomic window:
- the PABIR1 gene encoding PPP2R1A-PPP2R2A-interacting phosphatase regulator 1 — MSSGVDPLTDSRRRRRRRQPRTVGNGSPRALTEHRPRLPAPDMAQEKMELDLELPPGTGGSPSEGGGTGGSGGLRRSNSAPLIHGLSDTSPVFQAEAPSARRNSTTFPSRHGLLLPASPVRMHSSRLHQIKQEEGMDLINRETVHEREVQTAMQISHSWEESFSLSDNDVEKSASPKRIDFIPVSPAPSPTRGIGKQCFSPSLQSFVSSNGLPPSPIPSPTTRFTTRRSQSPINCIRPSVLGPLKRKCEMETDYQPKRFFQGITNMLSSDVAQLSDPGVCVSSDTLDGNSSSAGSSCNSPAKVSTTTDSPVSPAQAVSPFIPVDELSSK, encoded by the coding sequence ATGAGCAGTGGGGTGGACCCGCTGACAGAttcgcggcggcggcggcggcggcggcagcccAGGACTGTGGGGAATGGGAGTCCTAGGGCCCTGACTGAACACCGCCCCCGCCTCCCTGCCCCCGACATGGCTCAGGAGAAGATGGAGCTAGACCTGGAGCTGCCTCCGGGAACGGGCGGGAGCCCGTCGGAGGGCGGCGGCACTGGCGGCAGCGGGGGACTCAGGAGGTCTAACAGCGCCCCCCTGATCCACGGCCTCAGTGACACTTCGCCGGTGTTCCAGGCCGAGGCTCCGAGCGCGAGGCGGAACAGCACAACGTTCCCGAGCCGCCACGGCCTGCTGCTGCCGGCCTCCCCTGTCCGCATGCACAGCAGCCGCTTGCACCAGATCAAACAGGAGGAGGGCATGGACTTGATCAACCGAGAGACGGTCCACGAGCGCGAGGTGCAGACCGCAATGCAGATAAGCCACTCCTGGGAGGAAAGTTTCAGCCTGAGTGACAATGATGTGGAGAAATCCGCCTCCCCGAAGCGCATCGATTTCATTCCAGTGTCACCAGCACCGTCACCCACCCGGGGAATTGGGAAGCAGTGTTTTTCACCATCCTTGCAAAGTTTTGTGAGTAGCAATGGATTGCCTCCAAGCCCTATCCCCAGCCCGACGACCCGATTTACTACCCGGAGAAGCCAGAGTCCCATCAATTGCATCAGGCCAAGTGTTCTTGGAccattgaaaagaaaatgtgaaatggaAACTGATTATCAACCAAAGAGATTTTTCCAGGGCATCACCAACATGCTTTCTTCTGACGTTGCACAGCTGTCAGATCCCGGTGTGTGTGTATCTTCGGATACCCTTGATGGAAACAGCAGCAGTGCCGGATCTTCTTGTAACTCACCAGCGAAAGTCAGCACTACCACCGACTCTCCTGTATCACCTGCCCAGGCGGTCTCTCCATTTATTCCAGTAGATGAACTTTCATCTAAGTGA